Proteins co-encoded in one Nonlabens agnitus genomic window:
- a CDS encoding DEAD/DEAH box helicase: MQQESKTKIKKLYDYQKRDLGEIFDRIDEKPDDYKLLYQLPTGGGKTVVFSEIVRRYLKQKNKKVVILTHRIELCKQTSKVLDNFQVKNKIINSKVKELDDQKDYQCFVAMVETLNNRIQDDKLKLEDIGLVIVDEAHYNSFRKLFKYFEHCFMLGVTATPLSSNFKLPMKDNYDELIVGDSITSLVDNGFLARAVTHTYDVGLSGLTIGMNGDYTVKSSEKLYTDHSMQDKLLQAYFETSKGKKTLIFNNGIRTSMEVEDTFRRAGLEIRHLDNTNNKEERKEILKWFKKKPDAILTSVSILTTGFDEPSVESIILNRATKSLTLYYQMIGRGSRIYKNKEEFQIIDLGNNVARFGLWNEPVDWQQVFRSPDFYVENIVSDEEIERNFVYKMPEDVKAEFPNTKDFTFDIRGAYKRITKENRKSKEVLDESIAQHVQWCVENSEDVFDARILAKLLKEDIKDRIRRYSYCIINNTNNYKDWLEEDYYRRLRVAIQQEFAGVES; this comes from the coding sequence ATGCAGCAAGAATCCAAGACAAAAATCAAAAAACTTTACGATTACCAAAAGCGTGATCTAGGTGAGATTTTTGATAGGATCGATGAGAAACCAGACGATTACAAACTTCTATATCAATTGCCTACCGGTGGTGGAAAGACCGTGGTCTTTTCAGAAATCGTGAGGCGTTACCTTAAGCAAAAAAACAAAAAGGTTGTCATCCTAACACACCGTATCGAGTTGTGTAAGCAGACTTCTAAAGTCTTGGATAACTTTCAGGTTAAGAATAAGATCATCAATTCCAAGGTTAAGGAACTGGATGATCAAAAGGATTATCAGTGTTTTGTTGCGATGGTTGAAACACTCAATAACCGTATTCAGGACGATAAACTCAAGCTGGAAGACATTGGCCTTGTAATAGTGGATGAGGCGCACTATAATAGCTTCCGTAAGTTGTTCAAGTATTTTGAGCACTGTTTTATGCTAGGTGTTACCGCGACGCCGCTTAGTTCCAACTTCAAGCTCCCAATGAAGGATAACTATGATGAGCTTATTGTAGGTGACAGCATCACATCCCTAGTTGACAATGGTTTTCTTGCTCGTGCGGTAACGCATACCTATGATGTAGGTTTGAGTGGGCTTACCATAGGTATGAATGGAGATTATACGGTAAAATCCAGTGAAAAGCTCTATACCGACCATTCCATGCAGGACAAGCTCCTGCAGGCTTACTTTGAAACAAGTAAGGGAAAGAAAACGCTCATCTTTAATAATGGTATTAGAACCAGTATGGAAGTTGAGGATACCTTTAGAAGAGCAGGTCTGGAGATAAGACATTTGGATAACACCAATAACAAGGAAGAACGTAAGGAAATCTTGAAGTGGTTCAAGAAAAAGCCAGATGCGATCTTGACCTCGGTAAGTATTTTGACCACTGGTTTTGATGAGCCATCTGTGGAATCCATTATTTTGAACAGAGCGACAAAATCGTTGACTCTTTATTATCAAATGATAGGTCGTGGATCACGTATCTATAAGAATAAGGAAGAGTTCCAGATCATAGATCTGGGTAATAATGTGGCGCGATTTGGACTTTGGAACGAGCCTGTGGACTGGCAGCAAGTATTTAGATCTCCAGATTTTTATGTAGAGAACATCGTTTCTGACGAAGAGATTGAGCGCAATTTCGTGTACAAGATGCCAGAAGACGTCAAGGCAGAATTCCCAAATACCAAAGACTTTACATTTGACATTCGTGGTGCCTATAAGCGCATCACTAAGGAAAACCGAAAATCTAAAGAAGTCCTTGATGAGAGCATCGCTCAGCACGTACAGTGGTGTGTCGAGAATAGCGAGGACGTGTTTGACGCTCGTATCCTAGCAAAGTTGCTCAAAGAAGATATTAAGGACCGCATACGCCGCTATTCCTATTGCAT
- a CDS encoding YqaA family protein, whose translation MPPVLIVVGLLVIFHFAVMPIPDALELAVAELPNYGVLAFFFLSETLLGLIPPELFIAWAGKTADPALNLFFIALLSYLGGMCSYFIGRWSLKIPAIHNYLEIKMAKQLIMARKWGGILIAVGALLPLPFSIGSLVAGMLRYPFKYWVVIGLLRFLRFALYGAAIFSVV comes from the coding sequence ATGCCACCAGTACTGATAGTCGTTGGTTTGCTGGTCATCTTTCATTTTGCAGTGATGCCCATTCCAGATGCACTGGAACTTGCCGTGGCAGAATTGCCTAATTATGGTGTCCTGGCCTTCTTCTTTCTATCTGAAACTCTATTAGGTTTAATCCCACCAGAACTTTTTATCGCATGGGCCGGCAAGACGGCAGATCCAGCGCTCAACCTATTTTTTATCGCACTACTCTCCTATCTAGGCGGTATGTGCTCCTATTTTATAGGTAGATGGTCGCTCAAGATCCCAGCGATACATAACTATCTGGAAATTAAAATGGCTAAACAACTTATCATGGCCAGAAAATGGGGTGGCATCTTGATCGCTGTAGGCGCACTATTACCGCTACCTTTTTCCATAGGTAGTCTAGTAGCTGGAATGCTGCGCTATCCATTTAAATATTGGGTCGTCATCGGTCTACTCCGTTTCTTGAGGTTTGCCCTTTATGGTGCCGCGATCTTCTCAGTAGTATAA
- a CDS encoding OmpA family protein yields the protein MKKIALVALTALMAVSCASKKDLEAAEAKARLNQELLDSATVKLNACLADEKAAAAELSVLRAQVADLRANNQSLIDNTGNLTTLSKKGAENLEKSLESLREKDLQIRTLNDAITRKDSVTLALVTSLKSSLGNLNDEDISVNVEKGVVYVSISDKLLFASGSANVNSAAKNVLGKVAKVVNDKPEIEIMIEGHTDDQSISTAKFEDNWALSAARAASVTRILQNEFDVAPERMTAAGRSYYVPVADNSTAAGRAKNRRTRIIVLPKLDQFFDMVEKGMEQAKENAKAGK from the coding sequence ATGAAAAAAATAGCCCTAGTAGCACTTACTGCATTAATGGCAGTATCATGTGCCTCAAAAAAAGATTTAGAAGCAGCAGAAGCAAAAGCACGACTCAATCAAGAATTGCTTGATTCTGCAACTGTGAAATTGAACGCTTGTCTTGCAGATGAGAAGGCTGCAGCAGCAGAACTTTCTGTTCTACGCGCACAAGTTGCAGATCTACGTGCAAACAACCAATCCCTTATAGATAACACAGGTAACTTGACCACGCTTTCTAAGAAAGGAGCAGAAAACCTAGAAAAGTCTTTAGAAAGCCTACGTGAGAAAGACCTACAAATACGTACTCTTAACGATGCTATCACTAGAAAAGACAGTGTAACCTTAGCTCTTGTAACTAGTCTGAAAAGCTCATTGGGTAATCTTAATGATGAGGACATCAGTGTCAATGTAGAGAAAGGTGTGGTATATGTTTCCATCAGCGACAAGTTATTATTTGCTAGCGGTAGTGCTAATGTGAACAGCGCTGCTAAAAATGTACTTGGAAAAGTAGCCAAAGTAGTAAACGACAAGCCAGAGATTGAGATCATGATTGAAGGTCATACTGACGACCAATCCATCAGCACTGCTAAGTTTGAAGACAACTGGGCATTGAGTGCCGCTCGTGCAGCATCAGTTACCAGAATCTTACAGAATGAATTTGACGTGGCTCCAGAGCGTATGACTGCTGCTGGTAGAAGTTACTACGTTCCTGTTGCAGACAACAGCACTGCTGCTGGTCGTGCAAAGAACAGACGCACCAGAATCATCGTACTTCCTAAACTAGATCAATTCTTTGATATGGTAGAGAAAGGAATGGAGCAGGCAAAAGAGAACGCTAAAGCTGGTAAATAA
- a CDS encoding glycosyltransferase family 2 protein gives MKLAIVILNWNGSALLKEFLPTVVECSSNHQVIVADNASTDDSVHWLRENYPDIEVIINDENLGYAGGYNQVIPQIDADVLCLLNSDVSVTNQWCQPILKEFENDASLGAAQPALLDYKNQDRFEYAGASGGFLDQLGYPYCRGRVFDYLEMDHGQYDSQIEIDWASGAALFVRKKAFIEAGGFDEQYFAHQEEVDLCWRLRRLDYKVKVFPDARVFHLGGGTLNSLNPRKTFLNFRNSLLTIVKNDGRSVFWLIILARMILDGVAAVKFLLEFKVKHSYAVLKAHISFYKLLPSFLKKRKLLKTSGMLGIKNKGVTSIILSYYLKGKRQFL, from the coding sequence ATGAAACTAGCCATCGTCATACTTAACTGGAATGGATCAGCATTGTTGAAAGAATTTCTCCCAACAGTGGTAGAATGCTCCTCCAATCATCAAGTTATTGTTGCAGATAATGCCTCGACAGATGATAGCGTCCACTGGTTACGTGAGAACTATCCGGATATTGAGGTGATCATCAATGATGAAAACCTGGGCTATGCTGGTGGTTACAATCAAGTCATACCTCAAATAGATGCAGATGTTCTTTGTCTTTTAAATAGTGACGTCTCGGTGACTAACCAATGGTGTCAACCTATCTTGAAGGAATTTGAAAACGACGCCAGTCTTGGAGCTGCTCAGCCAGCGTTGTTGGATTATAAAAATCAAGATCGCTTTGAGTACGCTGGTGCCAGTGGTGGTTTTCTGGATCAATTGGGATATCCATACTGTCGCGGTCGGGTATTTGACTATTTAGAAATGGATCACGGACAATATGATAGCCAAATCGAGATCGATTGGGCTAGCGGTGCAGCTTTATTTGTACGTAAAAAAGCCTTTATAGAAGCTGGCGGTTTTGACGAACAATATTTTGCGCACCAAGAAGAAGTAGATCTATGCTGGAGATTAAGAAGACTGGATTACAAGGTCAAGGTATTTCCAGATGCTAGGGTCTTTCATTTAGGTGGTGGAACCCTAAACAGTCTGAATCCCAGGAAAACATTTCTGAATTTTAGAAACAGCCTGCTTACCATAGTAAAGAATGACGGGCGCTCTGTGTTCTGGCTTATTATTCTGGCAAGAATGATACTTGACGGCGTTGCAGCGGTAAAGTTTTTGCTGGAATTTAAAGTAAAACATAGCTATGCTGTTTTAAAAGCACACATCAGTTTTTACAAGTTGCTTCCTTCCTTTTTAAAGAAACGTAAGCTATTGAAAACCTCAGGAATGCTGGGAATTAAAAATAAAGGTGTAACTAGCATTATATTAAGTTATTACCTCAAAGGTAAAAGACAGTTTTTGTAG
- a CDS encoding type I restriction enzyme HsdR N-terminal domain-containing protein yields MKALRLPPANFRVKNTEKGRLIFDPIRKKFVQLQPEEWVRQHIIQWLISYKQVPISLINVEKQLIIAGTSKRYDIVVFKPDASIEIIVECKAPSITIDQSVFDQIARYNLAVKSTYLMVSNGMEHYFCTMDYDNQRYNFIPDLPEYSL; encoded by the coding sequence ATGAAGGCACTGCGATTGCCGCCTGCAAATTTCAGGGTTAAAAATACTGAAAAAGGGCGTCTCATTTTTGATCCCATCCGTAAAAAGTTTGTCCAGCTGCAACCTGAAGAATGGGTTCGCCAGCATATTATTCAGTGGCTAATTAGCTATAAGCAGGTACCTATCAGCCTTATCAATGTTGAAAAGCAATTGATCATTGCTGGTACTTCAAAACGATATGACATTGTTGTTTTTAAGCCAGACGCCAGCATTGAAATCATTGTGGAGTGTAAGGCGCCTAGCATCACTATCGATCAAAGCGTTTTTGATCAGATTGCACGATATAATCTAGCGGTAAAGTCTACCTACCTTATGGTAAGCAATGGTATGGAGCATTACTTTTGCACCATGGACTATGATAACCAGCGGTATAATTTTATTCCAGATCTTCCAGAATATAGTTTATGA